A window from Dromaius novaehollandiae isolate bDroNov1 chromosome 1, bDroNov1.hap1, whole genome shotgun sequence encodes these proteins:
- the LOC135327193 gene encoding folate receptor gamma-like produces MVGGQALPLLLPLLLPVLPVLLPAGRAAAAGSALLNMCMDAKHHKQEPGPEGLLYGQCAPWRERACCTANTSAAAHEDRSHLYGFNWAHCGALPPRCQRHFVQDACLYECSPNLGPWVQQVDSSWRKERIRDVPLCREDCEQWWSDCRAALTCKSNWHSGWNWTTGTNVCPRGARCRRFAEVFGSAAGLCERVWSGSYRYTTLRRGSGRCIQMWFDADGPNPNVAVAEYYALLADAADAGGAAPPGGPPAALLPLLLPVLPVLLARP; encoded by the exons ATGGTCGGCGGGCaggcgctgccgctgctgctgccgctgctgctgccggtgctgccggtgctgctgccggcggggcgggcggcggcggcgggcagcgcgctgCTCAACATGTGCATGGACGCCAAGCACCACAAGCAGGAGCCGGGCCCCGAGGGGCTGCTGTACGGCcag TGCGCGCCGTGGCGGGAGCGCGCGTGCTGCACGGCCAACACGAGCGCGGCGGCGCACGAGGACCGCTCGCACCTCTACGGCTTCAACTGGGCGCACTgcggcgcgctgccgccgcgctgccAGCGCCACTTCGTGCAGGACGCCTGCCTCTACGAGTGCTCGCCCAACCTGGGGCCCTGGGTGCagcag GTGGACAGCAGCTGGCGCAAGGAGCGGATCCGCGACGTGCCGCTGTGCCGGGAGGACTGCGAGCAGTGGTGGAGCGACTGCCGCGCCGCGCTCACCTGCAAGAGCAACTGGCACTCGGGCTGGAACTGGACCACGg gcaccaacgtGTGTCCGCGcggcgcccgctgccgccgcttcGCCGAGGTGTTCGGCTCGGCGGCGGGGCTCTGCGAGCGCGTCTGGTCGGGCTCGTACCGCTACACGACGCTGCGCCGCGGCAGCGGCCGCTGCATCCAGATGTGGTTCGACGCCGACGGGCCCAACCCCAACGTCGCCGTCGCCGAGTACTACGCGCTCCTCGCCGACGCCGCCgacgccgggggggccgcgccgccgggggggccgcccgccgccctcctgccgctgctgctgccggtgctgccggtgctgctggcGCGGCCCTGA